In the genome of uncultured Pseudomonas sp., the window CGCTGATCAGCAATAAGAACCGCGAAATTGATCGGCTTAATGGCATCTACCGTAACCTGCTGGTAAACAGTGGCGTGACCTTGCTTGAAGGCCATGCGCGGATTATTGACGACCACACTGTCGAGTTGGACGGTAAGCGTTACAGCACCAAGCACATCCTGATCGCCACCGGCGGTTGGCCGCATATTCCCGAAGTGCCTGGGCATGAGCATGCGATCGGCTCGAATGAAGCGTTCTTTCTGGAGCAGTTGCCCAAGCGCGTGCTGGTCATCGGCGGTGGCTACATTGCCGTGGAGTTCGCGTCTATCTTCAACGGCCTCGGCGCACAGACGTCACTGCTTTATCGCGGGGACTTGTTCCTGCGCGGGTTCGACATGGCCGTGCGTAACCACCTGCAGGAGGAACTGAGCAAGAGCGGGGTAGATCTGCAGTTCAACAGCGATATCGCACGGATCGACAAACAAGCCGATGGCAGTCTGCTGGCTACGCTCAAAGATGGTCGCGTTCTCGAGGCTGATTGTATTTTCTACGCCACCGGCCGCCGTCCCATGCTGGATAACCTGGGTTTGGAAAACACCCATGTTGAACTCGATAAACGTGGCTATATCAAGGTGGATGAGCAGTACCAGAGCAGCACGCCATCGATCCTCGCCATCGGCGATGTGATTGGTCGCGTTCAGCTCACGCCAGTTGCTCTGGCCGAAGGTATGGCGGTAGCCAGACGCTTGTTCAAACCCGAGGAGTACCGCAAGGTTGATTATCAGACGATCCCGACTGCGGTATTCAGCCTTCCAAACATTGGCACGGTCGGGCTGAGCGAAGAGCAGGCGAAGGAGGAGGGCTACAGCGTCCAGGTTTTCGAGAGCCGTTTCCGGCCGATGAAACTGACCCTGACCGAAAGCCAGGAACGCACGCTGATGAAACTGGTGGTCGATGCACAAACAGACCGCGTACTCGGCTGCCATATGGTCGGCCCGGAGGCAGGTGAAATTGTCCAGGGCCTGGCGGTAGCGCTAAAAGCCGGTGCCACCAAGCAAATCTTTGATGACACCATCGGTGTGCACCCAACTGCAGCCGAGGAGTTCGTCACCATGCGTACTCCCGTATTGTCCTGAGGTCAGCATGGCGCAATTGTTTTACCTGGCTGATTTGTTTGGTGTCGCCGTATTCGCCATCACCGGTGCATTGATGGCAGGGCGCAAGTCCATGGACCTGTTTGGCGTATTGGTGATTGCCGTCATCACCGCCCTGGGTGGCGGCACTTTGCGTGACTTGATCCTGGATAATCATCCCGTCAGCTGGATTCGTAATGACCTGTATATAGTCGTCGCTTCGCTGGCGGCGGTTGGCACTGTCATCTGGGTGCGCCTGACCCAGCCGATCCACGAAAAAGGCCTGTTGTTAGCCGATGCCTTTGGGCTGGCGGTGTTTACCGTGATCGGTACCGAAGTCGCCATGCAGCACGGCGTCCCCCATAGCACGGCGATCATCATGGGCGTGATGACTGGGGTGGCCGGCGGGGTTATGCGTGATGTGATCTGCAATGAGATTCCGCTGATCTTCCAGAAGGAAATCTACGCCACCGCCTGCATTGCCGGCGCGCTGGTGTTTATCATCATGCGCGAACTCGGCACACCACACTGGCTGGATACCAGCGTCGCCATGCTTACCGTGTTGCTCACTCGCTTGGCGGCTATTCGCTGGCACATCGCCTTGCCAAGCTTTCACTTGTTGGATCGCGACTGAAGCGGGGCGACTGACAATTTCACTGCGCATGTTGAAAATAACTCAACTAAATGACTATTTAGTTGAGTTAAATTAATTCAGGACTATTTTAGATTGGTTGATCACCGCGATAGCGCAACACCGTCAGCGCCACAATCGTCAGTTGAACCTGTTGTAGAGCCTATAAATGGGGCAGGGGATGCCCTGGCCGACCTGAATAATCCTCTGATTCAATACCTCGCCAGGCTCGCCCCTTCCAGCCAATTGACCATGAAGTATGTGCTGCAGGATGCCATATACCGCTTGGGCTTCGACGAGCTAGACCTTCGTCAGGTCCCATGGCATCTGCTCCAGCCTGGGCATATAACCGCACTGGTAGCAGCGCTACGTGAAGATGGTTACGCACCGAACACATCATCCTTGTACGTCAATGCCTTACGCGGGGTGATGAACGAGGCCTGGCGATTGAGCTTGATCGACCAGGATCAGCTATTGAAAATCCGCTCGGTTAAACCCAGCAGCGGCACCCGCATGATCCAAGGGCGTAACCTTAAGCGCAGTCTGATTCGCGAAATAATGGATGTCTGTACTGCTGACCCCAGGCCACAGGGCCAGCGGGATGCAGCCATTATTGCGATTCTCTATGGCTCTGGCATGCGTAAGTCTGAATCAGTGAACCTCGACCTGAACCAGATCGATTTCGCTGAACGCAGCCTGCGTGTGCTAGGTAAAGGCAACAAGGAACTGGTCAAGTACGCCCCCAGTTGGGCATTCGACAAGCTCAATGCTTGGCTGGCACTGAGGCGTTCGCAACTGCCTGTCGGTCAGAATGACGATACGTTTCTGTTTAACCGGATTCGTCGTGGCAGCCACATAACCCGTGAGCGCATCAGCAAGCACGCGATCTACTACATAGCCCAGCAACGCGGCCTGCAAGTCGGCGTGAAGATCATGCCGCATGATTTTCGCCGCTCATTTATTACCCGGGTCATCGAAGAGCACGATCTATCCCTGGCGCAAAAGCTCGCGCACCACACGAACATTCAAACCACTGCGAACTATGACGTGCGTGATGAAAACGAACGACGTCGTGCCATCGACAATTACGTGTGATGCCCGATCAAAAAAAAGAATATCATTTATCTCTAATAATCAATCACATACCTTGATTAACTTTTAAAAAATAGACTGACGCGGCAGAAAAGCTAGCAATAGTCTATTTTTTGAACGTGACGTCGTATCGTGTTCGGCAGCCAATTTCGAT includes:
- the gorA gene encoding glutathione-disulfide reductase, encoding MTYDFDLFVIGAGSGGVRAARFSAGYGARVAVAESRYLGGTCVNVGCVPKKLLVYGAHFADDFEQAQGFGWSLGEAKFDWPTLISNKNREIDRLNGIYRNLLVNSGVTLLEGHARIIDDHTVELDGKRYSTKHILIATGGWPHIPEVPGHEHAIGSNEAFFLEQLPKRVLVIGGGYIAVEFASIFNGLGAQTSLLYRGDLFLRGFDMAVRNHLQEELSKSGVDLQFNSDIARIDKQADGSLLATLKDGRVLEADCIFYATGRRPMLDNLGLENTHVELDKRGYIKVDEQYQSSTPSILAIGDVIGRVQLTPVALAEGMAVARRLFKPEEYRKVDYQTIPTAVFSLPNIGTVGLSEEQAKEEGYSVQVFESRFRPMKLTLTESQERTLMKLVVDAQTDRVLGCHMVGPEAGEIVQGLAVALKAGATKQIFDDTIGVHPTAAEEFVTMRTPVLS
- a CDS encoding trimeric intracellular cation channel family protein, translating into MAQLFYLADLFGVAVFAITGALMAGRKSMDLFGVLVIAVITALGGGTLRDLILDNHPVSWIRNDLYIVVASLAAVGTVIWVRLTQPIHEKGLLLADAFGLAVFTVIGTEVAMQHGVPHSTAIIMGVMTGVAGGVMRDVICNEIPLIFQKEIYATACIAGALVFIIMRELGTPHWLDTSVAMLTVLLTRLAAIRWHIALPSFHLLDRD
- a CDS encoding tyrosine-type recombinase/integrase: MADLNNPLIQYLARLAPSSQLTMKYVLQDAIYRLGFDELDLRQVPWHLLQPGHITALVAALREDGYAPNTSSLYVNALRGVMNEAWRLSLIDQDQLLKIRSVKPSSGTRMIQGRNLKRSLIREIMDVCTADPRPQGQRDAAIIAILYGSGMRKSESVNLDLNQIDFAERSLRVLGKGNKELVKYAPSWAFDKLNAWLALRRSQLPVGQNDDTFLFNRIRRGSHITRERISKHAIYYIAQQRGLQVGVKIMPHDFRRSFITRVIEEHDLSLAQKLAHHTNIQTTANYDVRDENERRRAIDNYV